One region of ANME-2 cluster archaeon genomic DNA includes:
- a CDS encoding type IV pilin N-terminal domain-containing protein has product MDNDSGISPVIGIILITFLVVIFSAAAYAVVGSYSLKEPVIADIEIISTDVSNQEVVLVHRGGQSFDVSEISILISINGETLEKNLMDLPITGTPPGFLHSVGGVLWGTPTNQTHDNIWDPGDKGDFNIAGTNSDKFN; this is encoded by the coding sequence ATGGATAATGATAGCGGGATATCCCCGGTTATAGGGATAATCCTGATAACCTTTTTAGTGGTTATCTTTTCTGCTGCTGCATATGCAGTGGTGGGGAGTTATAGTCTGAAGGAACCTGTGATTGCCGATATAGAGATCATCAGCACTGATGTGTCCAATCAGGAAGTGGTCCTGGTGCACAGGGGCGGGCAATCCTTTGATGTATCTGAAATTAGCATACTGATAAGTATTAACGGGGAGACATTGGAAAAGAATCTCATGGATTTGCCAATCACCGGAACACCCCCTGGTTTCCTTCATTCTGTTGGGGGTGTGTTGTGGGGTACACCTACAAACCAGACACATGATAACATCTGGGACCCGGGTGATAAAGGGGATTTCAATATTGCAGGGACCAACAGTGACAAGTTCAACC